The following proteins come from a genomic window of Palaemon carinicauda isolate YSFRI2023 chromosome 12, ASM3689809v2, whole genome shotgun sequence:
- the LOC137651112 gene encoding uncharacterized protein: protein MVFIKTNKGGKKLVHDGYIYVIDKQKEEKIYWRCEKRGLCSGRLVSNGEGISVSQEHCHPPDLMRKEVLKVKEELKEKASESEEITSSIVNKCTQNIPWEVAGALPKKESLSRTVKRVRNSRNGDEDLTVTTRGENFLQYSCEELSIYSTSRNLQLLKEKIRWFCDGTFDCAPIGRQLYTIHAMIQENKTLPLVYCITTHKNEKTYDTIFGWLESRNLRPASVSLDLELSAINSVKKFFPNAEICGCFFHFGQCLWRKVQGLGLQAWYSKSENAMLIKKLQAIAFVPPHDVYDCFDTLVSSFDDETDNILDGFLQYFETTWLGVFQRGRRRRPKFEVKLWSCYERTLNGLPRTNNMLEGWHNAFKRRMTIIHPTEEKLLRKLRSEQASTEMVLEQVFQGKDVGRKNKKYTDVNARLKNVVEGYDSDNVLDFLQAIARNL from the coding sequence ATGgtgtttatcaaaacaaataaaggaGGTAAGAAGCTTGTGCACGATGGATACATTTACGTGATCGATaagcagaaagaagaaaaaatatattggagatgCGAGAAACGGGGACTTTGCAGTGGAAGACTTGttagcaatggtgaagggatatcagTATCTCAAGAACACTGCCATCCTCCAGATTTAATGCGAAAAGAGGTGCTCAAAGTaaaagaagagttgaaagaaaaagcTAGTGAGTCGGAAGAAATTACTTCCTCGATAGTGAACAAGTGTACTCAAAATATTCCTTGGGAAGTAGCCGGAGCTTTACCGAAAAAGGAATCACTTTCACGTACTGTGAAGAGAGTACGTAATTCTCGAAACGGTGATGAAGATTTAACTGTTACAACGAGAGGGGAAAACTTTTTACAGTACAGCTGTGAAGAATTGAGTATTTATTCAACATCAAGGAATCTCCaacttcttaaagaaaaaattagatgGTTTTGTGATGGCACTTTCGATTGCGCTCCAATAGGAAGACAGCTCTACACAATTCATGCCATGATACAGGAAAACAAGACTCTTCCTCTCGTGTATTGCATAACAACccataaaaatgaaaagacttatgaCACCATATTCGGCTGGCTTGAAAGTCGTAACTTGCGACCAGCCTCAGTATCACTAGACTTAGAGCTTTCCGCTATCAATAGCGTAAAGAAATTTTTCCCAAACGCTGAAATCTGCGGATGTTTCTTCCATTTTGGACAATGCCTATGGCGAAAGGTGCAAGGACTGGGTTTGCAAGCTTGGTACTCAAAATCTGAAAATGCAATGCTTATAAAAAAACTTCAGGCAATTGCATTTGTGCCACCACATGATGTATATGATTGTTTTGACACTTTGGTATCAAGTTTTGATGACGAAACCGATAACATTTTAGATGGATTCTTGCAATACTTTGAGACTACATGGTTAGGCGTTTTTCAGCGTGGACGAAGGAGACGCCCAAAGTTTGAAGTTAAATTATGGTCATGTTATGAGAGAACACTAAATGGTTTACCAAGAACAAACAACATGCTTGAGGGCTGGCATAATGCTTTCAAGAGGAGGATGACAATTATCCACCCAACGGAAGAAAAGCTTCTTCGAAAACTCCGTTCTGAACAAGCAAGTACTGAAATGGTACTAGAGCAAGTTTTCCAGGGAAAGGACGTTGggagaaagaacaaaaaatatacagATGTAAACGCCAGGTTGAAAAACGTTGTTGAAGGATATGACTCTGATAATGTACTGGACTTTTTGCAGGCAATAGCTCGGAATTTATAA